The following proteins are encoded in a genomic region of Odontesthes bonariensis isolate fOdoBon6 chromosome 19, fOdoBon6.hap1, whole genome shotgun sequence:
- the LOC142368934 gene encoding uncharacterized protein LOC142368934 → MKLPLSRLLLVLLWVCSSQGASSDTFVVSQSPDVTVTEGQTATIDCCWTKEFIRVKVKWMKNQIEIKETTFRNNSQESQNSCSTLTLPNIKLEASGRYICSVTVDIPRLTTVEGSGTVITVTARENTDVNTDHHVADDASNEEVLIYVLRCLPILALVLAFLWLYYSGTKAQQNAQAASRNKPTAPQSREEDQEEDQVEEEEDERVTEAARE, encoded by the exons ATGAAGCTTCCACTGAGCAGGCTGCTTCTCGTGCTTCTCTGGGTCTGTTCATCTCAGG GTGCTTCATCAGACACATTTGTTGTGAGCCAGAGTCCTGATGTCACTGTCACAGAGGGGCAGACAGCAACCATCGACTGCTGCTGGACGAAGGAGTTTATAAGGGTCAAAGTGAAATGGATGAAAAATCAAATAGAAATTAAGGAGACGACCTTCAGGAATAACTCTCAAGAGTCTCAAAATTCTTGTTCAACTTTGACTTTACCAAATATCAAACTTGAGGCTTCAGGGAGATACATCTGTAGCGTTACTGTAGACATACCACGTTTAACTACAGTTGAGGGTAGCGGTACAGTCATCACCGTTACAGCCAGAGAAAACACGGACGTCAACACAGATCACCACGTTGCTGATG ATGCTTCCAATGAAGAAGTGCTCATCTATGTCCTGAGGTGCCTGCCAATCCTGGCCCTCGTCCTAGCCTTCCTCTGGCTCTATTATTCAGGGACTAAAGCTCAGCAGAACGCACAAG CTGCTTCAAGAAATAAACCCACTGcaccacagagcagagaggaagaCCAGGAGGAAGACCAagtagaagaggaagaagacgaGAGAGTGACTGAAGCTGCAAGAGAATGA